Genomic window (Corallococcus exiguus):
GGCAGCGCTTCCCGCTGCGCGGACAGGGCGGCGAAGGGGTTGTTGAAGGGCCCCGCCGGCGGGGCCTCGTCCTTCTTGTCGCGCTTGCCCATGGCGTCCTTCGCGCTCCTGTCCCCTTACGGGTGGGCGTGGCCCTCGTGGCCGGGGGAGCCGGTGCCACGCGAGCGCGGAGGCGGCAGGGCGCTGAAGGCGGGGGCGTCGGGGTTTCCGCTCGCCAGCACCAGCGCGTAGATGAGGGGCGCGAACGGCGGCACCTCACGGCCGTTCACCAGCACCAGCGGCGTGCCCTGGATGTTGAAGCGCATGGCGTATTCGACATCCTGGCGCAGCTTCCCGATGGTCTCCGGCGCCGTCATGCACGCCTCCAGCTGCGGGCGCGCCACGGAACCAGAGCTGGCGATCTCCATCACCTTGTCGGTGTCCAGGAAGGCCTGCGCGGCGAAGAGCCTCTCGCGCAGCGTCCAGAAGTCCTTCGCGCCCTCCAGGCACACCGTGGCCCGGGCCGCGGCGCAGCGCACGCTGAGCGCGTCCGGCCCACGGTTGGGGATGGCCGGGTTGCACTGGCCGTCCAGCGGGAACTGCCGCGCCTCCACGGACAGCATGCCCTGGGGCGCGTGCTGCTTGATGGCGGCCAGCTCCTCCACCAGCATCTTGCAGTGGGGGCACTTGCTGTCGGTCCACTCCAGCACCTTCACCGGCGCGTCCGCCGGGCCGTAGAGGGCGCGCGGAGGATAGGCCGCGAGCTTCGGCGTGGCCGCCCGGTACACGGCGAGCGCATCCGACAGGAACTGGCGCTGCTGCGGATCCAGGCTGGCGATGAACTCACCCAGCGTCGCGGGCGGCGCGGGCGGAGGCGGCGGCATGGGGGAGTTGGAGCCGGACGTGTTCGGCGCCTGCGTGGAGGCCACCGGCGGCAGGAAGGCGCCGGCCTTCGGCGCGTGCGGCGTGGCCCGGCCGGGCATCTGCATGGCCACGAAGGCGACGGCGGAGATGCCCACGGTCCACTTGAGCGTGTCGCCCCACTCGCCCGCCTGGGGCATCAGGGGGCCGGGCAGGCCGCGCCACGCCACGCCGGTGAAGACGAGCACCAGCGCGTAGGTGCCCATGCAGGTGGGGCACACCACGCCCAGCTGGGCGCTGACGGCGGCGAAGACGATGATGGAGACGACGCCCGCGAGCGCCAGCAGGCGCAGGCCGTTGGTGGCCGGGCGCACATCGCGGCCCGCCTTGGCCCACGCGAGGTACAGCGCGGAGAGGCCCACGGCGGCCAGGCCCCACACCAGGCCCAGGCCCGCGATGGGGATGCCCAGCGTGTCGTGCACGGCGCTGGCGAAGTCCGAGTTCCAGACGGTGGCGCAGTTGACGGTCTCGCTGATGCTGCAGGCGGTGGAGCCGCCCGCGCGCACCGTGAGCAACTCCAGCCATTGATAGACGGCGAGCCCGCTGGTGACGAGTCCCAGCGCCAGCAGCGCGAGTGCGCCACGGGTGGGAACGGGGGCGGCCGGGGTCGGGGCCTTCTTGCTCATGCGTGCTCCGGAGGGGGGGTCATCAGGACGAGGAGGCGGGCGTTGTCCGGGCCGTCATTGACGACGCCGTGTTCGGTGCCCGCGGGGGCGAAAAGGGTGGAGCCGGGGCCATGCGCCGCTTCCTCGTCGCCGATGCGGAAGCGGCAGCTTCCCTCCAGCACGAGGTACACCTTGTCGGACGTGGCATGCCGGTGGGGCTTCTGCGCCTGGCCCGGGGCCAGGCAGTAGACGTCGAGGAAGAAGCGACCCGACTGGAAGACGGAGTGCTTCTGGAGCTTCTCTAAGGAGAAGCCCTGGAAGGCCGAAAGCTGCTTCACATCCATCGTGGCATCCGCTCCTGCGCCTCTATATAGCGACGGGCATGGAACCGCTGACGCTGCATTTTGTTCACGAGCAGGTGGGTGCCCGCTTCATTTCGGTGGGCGGCCGCGAGGTCGTGGCCGGGTATGGAGACGTGGGCGCGGAGTATGGCGCGGCCCGTGACGCAGTGGCACTGCACGATGCGTCCTACCGCGAAATCCTCCGGATAACGGGGGAGGATCGCGCCTCCTTCCTCCACGGCATGGTGACCCAGGAGGTGAAGAACCTCCCGGTGGGCTCGGCCGCCTATGCCGCCCTCATCACGGTGAAGGGCGCCATGGTGGGAGATGCACGCATCCTCAAGCGGGAGGACGACCTCCTGCTGGACCTGGAGCCCGGCCTGGGCGCCAAGGTGCGGGAGTTCCTGGACAAATACCTCATCTCCGAGGACGCGGAGCTGCACGACGGCACCCCGGAATGGGGCTGGCTCAAGCTGCTCGGCCCCCGGACGGCCCAGGTGCTGGCCGCCGTCCCGGGCGGCCCCTCGGAGCTTCCGGCGCCCCTGTCCAGCCGCAAGGCCACCCTCGCTGGCCAGGAGGTGTTGCTCCTGGGGACGGCGCTGCCGGGCGGGCTGTCCGGCGTGGACGTGCTGGTGCCTCGCGCGGGGCTGGAGGCGGTGTGGGCGGCGCTGGTCCAGGCGGGCGGGGCGCACGGGCTGAAGCCGCTGGGGTTCGACGCGCTGGAGCGGGTGCGGGTGGAGGCGGGGGTGCCGCGCTACGGGCAGGACATGGTGGACACCACCATCCCGCTGGAGGCGAACCTCACCAACGCCATCTCCTACAACAAGGGTTGCTACATCGGGCAGGAGGTCATCGCCCGGGCCACCTTCCGCGGGCACATGAAGCGCAAGCTGGCGGGGCTGCTGCTGGGTGAGAAGGACGTGGCGCCCGGCACGGAGCTGCGCCGCGGGGAGAAGAAGGTGGGCTGGGTCACGAGCGTGGTGACGTCCCCGGTGAAGGGTCAGCGGGTGGCGCTGGGCTACGTGCACCGTGACTCGCTGGAGCCGGGCACGGAGCTGACGTTGGGCGAAGGCGCGGGCACCGTCACGGTGGCCGCCCTGCCCTTCACGGCCTCGTAGCCTGAGACAACGCCTGGCGCACCGCCGCGCGCACGGGCGCGGGCACCGCATCCCCTGGAATGCGCCGGCACAGGGACACCGTGCGCTTGAGCGAGTCGCACGCCTCGGTACAGCGCGGGCAGCGCGACAGATGGTCCTCCAGACGCACGCAGGTGGCCTGGTCCACCTCCTGCGCGGCGAACCCGGAGAGCTCCCGCGCCAGCTCCGGGCACGCCGGGGCCTGCTCCTCGGAGCCCTCCCCCATCAGCGTGGAGAGGTGTTCGCGCAGCTGGAGCCGCGCGCGGTGCAGCCGGCTCTTGAGCGCCCGCACCTCGATGCCCACCACCTTCGCCGCCTCCTCCGCCGGCAGGCCCTCCACGTCCCGGAGGATGAGCACCTCCCGGTGGGCTTCCGGCAGCGCGAGGATGGCCGCCTGCAACACCTCCCCCATCTGCCGCGCATGGGACACCACGTCCGGGGTGGCAGCCTCCGCGGCGACGTGGGTGGCCGCGGGAGAGTCGAGGGGCTGGAACTCCTCGGGTGCTCCGGCGCGCTTGCGGCGCAGGCGGAGGCAGTGCGTGCGGGCCACCTGATACAGCCACGTGGACAGCTCCGCGTCGCCCCGGAACGAGTGGATGCCCTGGAAGGCCGCGAGCAGCGTCTCCTGGAGCACCTCCTTCGCGTCCTCCTCCGAGCCGCACATGCGCAGGCCAAAGCGGTACACCTGCTTCTCGTGGCGGGCGAGGACCTCATCCAGCGCCTTGTCGTCGCCAGCGCGCGCGGCCTCCATCAGCTGCTCATCGGTTCGCGTCGACATCACCCGGTCGCCTCCTCCACATGTCTCCGTCACGCCCGAGACGCAGAGCGCCCGGTCGCCAGGATGCCACCCGGGCCATCCTCATGAGGATGCATAGCGGGAATCTGGCGCCGGTGCTGAAGGGTCACGCAAGAGCCGCCTCATGGGTGCGAGCGACCCGGCATGGGACGGCTGAGGCGCTCGAATCAGTAGCGGATGACCTGATAGCCCTCGGCCACCAGGCGTGACAGCTCCGCGACGCCGTTGTCCACCACCTCCGCCTCCAGCTGGAGCTTCTTGGGGTCGATGCCGAACTTCGCGAGCGCGTGGCCGCAGGCCACCAGCCGGACGCCCGCGGCCTTCGCGGCCTGGGCCTCCTTGCGGACCGACTCCGGCACGGCCTTGACCGTCGGGTCCAACGCCACCACCGCGCGGCCGTAGGTGAGCCACACCACGTCCGAAAGGTAGCCGGACTCCTTGGCCGTCTTCGCGTGCCGGAAGGAGCTGGAGAGGGTGCCGATGTCCTCCAGGCCCGTGGTGGAGACGAAGACGAGCTTGCCCTGGCGCGCGGGGGCCTTCTTCTCGGTGGCCTGGGAAGACTGGGACGGCGGCGCGGCGAGCGTGGCCAGTGGAGCGGTGACGAGCGCGGTGACGAGCAGCAACAGGAAGCGATTCATTCGAGGAGCTCCGAATCAGGCCGAGGATTACTGGATGGACAGCAACTGGATGAGGCCCCAGGCGGACAGCGCCAGAGCCGCGAAGCCGGCGAGGCCCGCGTAGACGACGCGCATGCCCGCGCGGCGGACCATGCTCAGGTGGGTGCCCAACCCCATGGCCGCCATGGCCATCACCATGAGGAAGACGCTGGCGGTGGAGAGCCCGGCCTTGGCGGCCGTGGGCAGCACGCCCACCGAGCCCAGCACGCCCACGGCGAGGAAGCCGATGACGAACCAGGGAATGGGCGGCTCCTTCAGCGAGTAGCGCACCTTCCCGCCCGCGCCGGAGGCGAGCCCCAGCACCACCAGCGCGGGGGCCAGCAGCACCACGCGGGTGAGCTTCACCAGCGTTCCCAGGTCACCCGCGGAGGTGCCCCAGGTGAAGGCCGCGGCCATCACCTGCGCCACCTCGTGCAGCGTGGCGCCCGAGAGGATGGCGAGCTGCGCGGTGCTCAGCCCCAGCAGCGGCCCCACGAAGACATAGAAGAGCACGCCCACCGTGCCGAGGATTCCACACAGGCCTACCGCCAGCGTGGTGTCCTCCTCGTCGGCGCGGGTGACGGAGCTGGCGGCCACCACTGCGCTGGCGCCGCAGATGGAGGTGCCCACGGCCAGCAGCGTGCCCAGCTTCTCCGGGACGCCGAAGCGCTTCGTCACCCAGCGGATCCCCAGGATGCCGCCGACGATGACGGCAAGGGCGAGCAGCAGCACGCGTGGGCCCACCTTCGCCACCAGCCCGAAGTCGAGCCGCGCCCCCATCAGCACGATGCCCAACCGCAGCACCGTGCGCGCCGAGTAGCGCGTGCCCTCCACCAGGACAGCAGACAGCCCCAGGGCCGTGCGCAGCGTGATTCCAATGAGCAGCGCCACCGTGAGCGGCCCTACCACCTTGAGGCCTGGAAGCGTGGCAAGCCAGTAGCTGGCCACCGCCAACCCCGCGGCGAGCCCCAGGCCCGGCAAACGCCGACGCCAGACGCCTCCCGGTGGAGGTGCGACGGGGGTGGAGGGTGTAGCGAGAGGAGCAGTCATGTCGTGTTCTCGTTTTCATCCGGGAGGGCGCGGATGGGCTCGGGTGACGCGCACGCCGGCCTGGCGCTCCTCCGGTTTGGTTTCGTGTCAGGCCGTGGCGGGAGGTGTCCGCGCTCCCTCGGCCACGCCGAGTTGCCGCAAGAGCATCGGGAGCGCTTCAGTTCTCCGGGGCAGGACGAAGCAGGGCTCACTCCACCTGCTGGGTGCGCAGCACGGGCGGGAGGTCCTCGCCCACGGCGCGCCCTTGCAGCGCGTCGTTCAGACGCGGCTTGCCGGCGAGGAAGCGGCGCACCGCCTCGTGCGCATCGATGTCCAGGACGTGCGGCTCCTGGACGCCGGGAATCCGGCACACCATGTCGGGGGTATCGCCCTCACGCTCGCAGGCCGTCACGGTGTAGAGGCGGTCGTCCTCCACCGGCCTGCCTCCGACTTCGATTGCCAGCAGGCGCTCGCCCCTGGGCGCGTTGGCCCGGAAGTGCAGCGTCATCCCCGAGGGACGCGGCAGCCACCCGCCAAAGCGCTTCTGCGGGTCCTTCGCGAAGACGTTCTCCAGCTCCTGCTCCCAGAAGGCGCGAAGCTGCCGGCCACTCACCTTGCCCGTCTTCAACTTGTTGACGATGGGGAAGAGGTTCCACAGGTCCGCTTCGCGCACCGGCCCGGGCAGCAGCGGCGTGCCGAAGCGGAAGCCGTTGGAGAGGCCTATCTGCGTCCCACCAGCGGCGCGGATGGCGTCCGCCAGCACGTTGTCGAGCGGGTTCTCCACCACCGCGTAGCGCGCGAGCGTCACGTCGGTGTGGCCCACCGTCGCGGACAGCTTCGCCTCGTGCGGAGCGAGCGCGGCATCCACCAGCCGGGCCACCTTCGGGTCCTCGGGGAAGCGCGACGCGGTCAGCTCGATGAGCTCCCAGCGGCGGTCCACCACCCGGCCCTCCTCCACCCACAAGTCCAACCGTCCGAGGAAGGAGCCGAAGGCGCCGGGCTCCACCACCCAGCTGCCGGCCTTCTCGATGGGTGCATAGGTGCGCTCATGCGTGTCGCCGGACAGGTGGACGTCCACGCCGGGCACGCGGGCGGCGAGTCCCACCGCCTTGGCGAGCCCCACGTGCGTCATCAGCAGCACCACCTGGGCGCCTTCACGCTCGCGCACCTCGCGCACGAGCGCCGGCAGTTCCTCCGGGCCGTCGTAGCGCAGGCCCTGGCTGTAGCCGGGAGGCTGGCGGCGCGGGACATCCGGATCCGTGAAGCCGACGACGGCCACCTTCACCCCGCCCACCTCCTTCATGAAGTACGGCGGAAAGAGGCGCTCACCGCTGGCCGCATCGCGCAGGTTGGCGGCGACGAGCGGATGCTTCAGCTCACGGGCGCGCTGGCGCAGCACCCTGGGGCCGTACACCACCTCCCAGTTGCCGGGCACCGCGCCGTCCAGCCCGAGCGCGTTGAGCGGCGCGATGAGTGCTTCGCCCTCGGTGAGCGCCGCCGCGCCCGAGCCCTGAATCGTGTCACCGGCATCGAGCACCAGCACGTCACCGCCGCGCTCCGCGCGGATCCGCTGGATGGCGGCGGCCACGCGAGCGAAGCCGCCGGCCTCTTCGATGCGCTCCTTCCCTTCGTGCCAGAACAGCTCGGGGTGGGCGCGCAGCTGCGCGTGCAGATCCGCCACGTAGAGGACGGTGAGCTGCTTGCGCTGGGACGAAACGCTGTCGGCCGGTGGGGTGATGGCTCCCGGCCGCGTCAGGGCACAGCCGGAGCCCAGGCCGCCCAGCGAGAACAGCGCGCCGAGCAGGGAAAGCAGAGGCATCATCGTCATGAAGCACCTTGAAGAAGAGAGACTGCGGAGGGGACACGAGGTGTGCCGCGCGAAGTTCCCGCGGCGCGCCGGCACCCCGGCCGCGCCCCTCCCCTCACTCCCAGGCCGACATGGGGCCCAGGTTGAAGACGTCCTGGAATCCACGCTCCTTCAGGAGGAGTTCGGCGCGGCTGCTGCGCGCGCCACTGCGGCAGTAGAGGACGAGGGGCTTCTCCGGCGAGCCGAGCTCGGCGAGCCGCTGGGGCAGCTCATCCACGGGGATGTTCACCGCCCCGGGAAGGTGCCCGGCGGCGAACTCCTCCGGCGTGCGGACATCCACCAGCGTGGCGCCCGCCTCCACCCGCTGGTGGGCCTCGGCCCCGGTGGAGCGCTGGTGCGCACAGGAGACGAGGAACGGACCGGCGAACAGGGCAGCGACGACGAGAACGGACTTCATGGAGCGGCTCCAACCGGGCCCAGAGGCCCGCTGGGCCCAGGGGAACGGGGTACAGCGGGGTGGAACGTCAGCATGCCCTCGAGGAAGCTGCCGGAGAGACCGGGACGCATGCCCCGAGGACACGGCCGGGAAGCTCGAAAGCTCTCGGCCTCGTGACCTCAAGGCGCCAGACGGGCCAAGGCGTCGGCGAGCACCGGCTGCTCCAGCTCGGAGACGGCGAGCGCGGCCTGCCCGCCCCTGCGCGGCGCCACGCAGATGCGCTCGCCGATGGGGCCCTGCGTGCAGCGCGTCCCTTCTCCGGCGAAGCTCGCCGCCTCCCGCGCCGCGGGGGAGCCCGGCGGCGGCAGGAAGAGCGTCATCGCCGTGCCCCCCTCGTGCCGGTACAGCAGCGAGGCGGAGAGCTGTCCATGCAGCCGGCAGCGGCGGGCCCCCAGCAGCGTCGCGCCGGGTACCACCGGTACGTCCACCGCGTAGCCCACCTCCCGCGCCACCCAGGCCTTCACCGCGGCCGGATCCGAGGACTCGAACTCGCAGGGAGTGGCGCGCGAGAAGGCCTTGAGGTGGTGCCGCTCGAGGTCCATCGCCAGCGCGTCGTTCATGCCACCGGGCCACGACGTCCAGAGGATGCCCACGGACGCGACCGCCGCGGCCAGGCCCACCGTCCACCGCCGCCGGAAGGCGGGGCGGGAGCGCGGAGCCAGGCGGGAGACACGCGCCCTCAGCTCGAGCGGCACGTGATTCTCCGTGGCGGCCTGGGCCTTCAGCGCCTCGCGCAGCGGGGCATAGCGGGCCGCCTCCCGGGCACAGCCCACGCACCGGGCCAGGTGCTGCTCCACGGCCTGCCGCTCGTGCGCCGGGCCCTCCCCATCGAACCACGCGGAGAGACGTTCCTGCCACGCCGGGCTACAGGCTTCCATGTGACTTCTCCTTCTCCAGGAGGTCGAGCATCGCCCCCCGGGCCCGCGCGAGGCGCGAGCGCACGGTGCCCACTGGACAGCCCTGGACCTGGGCGATCTCCTCGTAACTCAGCTCTTCGACTTCGCGCAGCCACAGCGCATCCCGCCACTCGGGGGCCAGCGACTCCAGCGCCGCCTTCATGCCCGAGCTGAGCGTGTGGGCGTGCAGCTCCGCCTCCAGGTCCGCGGAAGGCTCGGGAGCGGCATCCTTCCCCAGACCGCCCTCCAGCACCTCCAGCCGGGGGCGCAGGCCCCGCCGGGAGTTGAGAAAGACGGCGCGCTGGACGGCGAGCAGCCATCCCTTGAGCCGCTCCGGGTCGCGCAGCTCGTCGTGCCGCTCCAGCGCGCGCGCCACCGTCTCCTGCACCAGGTCATCCGCCTCGGCGGTGCTGCCCGTCAGGCGGCGGCCCACCCGTCGCAGGGCTGGCAGGTGCTCCAGGGCACGTTCAATAAAGGACCGGCTGCTCACGTTCCTCCAGGACACGGTGGCGGCCGCGAAAAGTTCCCGAGGGGCTACGGAGTGGGCGATGCGCCCGGGACCGGAGTGCCCGCGCTCGCGCTCCGTCGCGCCCGCGGCACCTGCGCGAGGGCCATGCCAGCGAACATGGCGGGCACGAAGACGAGCAACTGCGTCGCACCGGTGGCGAGCGAGGCGAGCGCGGGGCCGGGGCAGTAGCCGCCGAGCCCCCAGCCCACGCCGAAGAGGCCCGCGCCCACGAGGAGCCTGCGGTCCACCCCGCTGGCGGAGAAGGAGGGGAACGTCGCGGCGAACAGGGGCCGCTCGCGCTTGTGGATGAAGGGCCGCAGCGCCGCGTGCACGGCGATGGCGCCGCCCATCACGAACGCGAGCCGGTAATCCCAATCCCCCGCGAGGTCGAGGAAGCCGAGGACGTTGGCCGGGTCCGTCATGCCGCTGATGCCCAGGCCGATAGCGAAGAGGAGGCCGCTGAGAAACGCACTGATGTTTGAACGCATGGAGGGCTTTCCCTAGAGGACGTGGCGAATCAGGAAGACGGTGAGGACGCCGGTGGCCATGAAGGTGAGCGTGGCCGCGATGGAGCGGGCCGAGCCGCGGCTGATGCCGCAGACGCCGTGCCCGCTGGTGCAGCCGTTGCCCAGCCGCGAGCCGAACCCCACCAGCAGTCCGGCCCCCACCAGCAGCAAGGCGCCGCCCGCGCTCAAGGACGTGGGGGCCGGGAAGGAGCCAGGGCGCAGCCACGCCAGCAGCAGGCCCCCGGTGAGCAGTCCGGCGAGGAAGAGCACGCGCCAGGCGACATCCCCGCGCACGGGGGCCAGCAGCGAGCCCACCACGCCGCTGATGCCGGCAACCCGGCCATTGGCCAACAGGAGCAAGGAGGCACTCAGGCCGATGAGCGCCCCACCCAGGAGGGGAGGGAGGAGGGAGGAAATCATGTCCTGTAAGAGCCAGATTCGGAGGCGGAGGATTCCGCCAGGGGAAGGCCCTGAATCCTTTTGTCCGCCCCCTGGCTCTCAAGGACAGGAGGCTTCGACATGATTTTCCGCCAGCTTTTCGACGCAGAGTCCTCGACCTACACCTATCTCCTCGGCGACGAGACCACGCGGCAGGCCGTCCTCATCGACCCTGTCATCGAGCAGGTCGACCGGGATCTGAAACTGGTGGGCGAGCTGGGCCTCACCCTCACCCACGTCTTTGATACCCACGTGCACGCGGACCACGTCACCGCGTCCGGCGTGCTGCGCGAGCGCACGCAGGCCACGGTGGTGGGGAGCAAGGGAGGAGCCGCCTGCGCCAACGTCCAGGTGGGCCACGGAGACGAGGTGCGCGTCGGGCAGCGCGTCTTCCAGGTGCTCGCCACCCCGGGGCACACGGACGACAGCGTCAGCTACCTGCTGGGCGACCGCGTCTTCACCGGGGACGCACTGCTCGTGCGCGGCAACGGCCGCACCGACTTCCAGAACGGGAACGCGAGCCAGCTCTACGACAGCCTCACCCGCGTCCTCTTCCGCCTGCCGGATGAAACGCTCGTCTACCCCGCGCACGACTACCACGGTCACCTGGTGACGAGCATCGGCGAGGAGAAGCGACACAACCCGCGCGTCGCGGGCAGGAGCCGGGAGGAGTTCATCGAGGTGATGAACAACCTCCACCTGCCCAAGCCCAGGAAGATCGACGTCGCCGTCCCAGCCAACCGCGCCTGTGGGCACACGGCGCCTTCTCCGCGGGGGGCCTGAAGTCCCCTGCCCTTCCCAACAGGAGCA
Coding sequences:
- a CDS encoding vitamin K epoxide reductase/DsbA family protein, with the protein product MSKKAPTPAAPVPTRGALALLALGLVTSGLAVYQWLELLTVRAGGSTACSISETVNCATVWNSDFASAVHDTLGIPIAGLGLVWGLAAVGLSALYLAWAKAGRDVRPATNGLRLLALAGVVSIIVFAAVSAQLGVVCPTCMGTYALVLVFTGVAWRGLPGPLMPQAGEWGDTLKWTVGISAVAFVAMQMPGRATPHAPKAGAFLPPVASTQAPNTSGSNSPMPPPPPAPPATLGEFIASLDPQQRQFLSDALAVYRAATPKLAAYPPRALYGPADAPVKVLEWTDSKCPHCKMLVEELAAIKQHAPQGMLSVEARQFPLDGQCNPAIPNRGPDALSVRCAAARATVCLEGAKDFWTLRERLFAAQAFLDTDKVMEIASSGSVARPQLEACMTAPETIGKLRQDVEYAMRFNIQGTPLVLVNGREVPPFAPLIYALVLASGNPDAPAFSALPPPRSRGTGSPGHEGHAHP
- a CDS encoding cupin domain-containing protein, which encodes MDVKQLSAFQGFSLEKLQKHSVFQSGRFFLDVYCLAPGQAQKPHRHATSDKVYLVLEGSCRFRIGDEEAAHGPGSTLFAPAGTEHGVVNDGPDNARLLVLMTPPPEHA
- the ygfZ gene encoding CAF17-like 4Fe-4S cluster assembly/insertion protein YgfZ encodes the protein MEPLTLHFVHEQVGARFISVGGREVVAGYGDVGAEYGAARDAVALHDASYREILRITGEDRASFLHGMVTQEVKNLPVGSAAYAALITVKGAMVGDARILKREDDLLLDLEPGLGAKVREFLDKYLISEDAELHDGTPEWGWLKLLGPRTAQVLAAVPGGPSELPAPLSSRKATLAGQEVLLLGTALPGGLSGVDVLVPRAGLEAVWAALVQAGGAHGLKPLGFDALERVRVEAGVPRYGQDMVDTTIPLEANLTNAISYNKGCYIGQEVIARATFRGHMKRKLAGLLLGEKDVAPGTELRRGEKKVGWVTSVVTSPVKGQRVALGYVHRDSLEPGTELTLGEGAGTVTVAALPFTAS
- a CDS encoding sigma-70 family RNA polymerase sigma factor, producing the protein MSTRTDEQLMEAARAGDDKALDEVLARHEKQVYRFGLRMCGSEEDAKEVLQETLLAAFQGIHSFRGDAELSTWLYQVARTHCLRLRRKRAGAPEEFQPLDSPAATHVAAEAATPDVVSHARQMGEVLQAAILALPEAHREVLILRDVEGLPAEEAAKVVGIEVRALKSRLHRARLQLREHLSTLMGEGSEEQAPACPELARELSGFAAQEVDQATCVRLEDHLSRCPRCTEACDSLKRTVSLCRRIPGDAVPAPVRAAVRQALSQATRP
- a CDS encoding DsrE family protein; the protein is MNRFLLLLVTALVTAPLATLAAPPSQSSQATEKKAPARQGKLVFVSTTGLEDIGTLSSSFRHAKTAKESGYLSDVVWLTYGRAVVALDPTVKAVPESVRKEAQAAKAAGVRLVACGHALAKFGIDPKKLQLEAEVVDNGVAELSRLVAEGYQVIRY
- a CDS encoding YeiH family protein, which codes for MTAPLATPSTPVAPPPGGVWRRRLPGLGLAAGLAVASYWLATLPGLKVVGPLTVALLIGITLRTALGLSAVLVEGTRYSARTVLRLGIVLMGARLDFGLVAKVGPRVLLLALAVIVGGILGIRWVTKRFGVPEKLGTLLAVGTSICGASAVVAASSVTRADEEDTTLAVGLCGILGTVGVLFYVFVGPLLGLSTAQLAILSGATLHEVAQVMAAAFTWGTSAGDLGTLVKLTRVVLLAPALVVLGLASGAGGKVRYSLKEPPIPWFVIGFLAVGVLGSVGVLPTAAKAGLSTASVFLMVMAMAAMGLGTHLSMVRRAGMRVVYAGLAGFAALALSAWGLIQLLSIQ
- a CDS encoding bifunctional metallophosphatase/5'-nucleotidase — translated: MTMMPLLSLLGALFSLGGLGSGCALTRPGAITPPADSVSSQRKQLTVLYVADLHAQLRAHPELFWHEGKERIEEAGGFARVAAAIQRIRAERGGDVLVLDAGDTIQGSGAAALTEGEALIAPLNALGLDGAVPGNWEVVYGPRVLRQRARELKHPLVAANLRDAASGERLFPPYFMKEVGGVKVAVVGFTDPDVPRRQPPGYSQGLRYDGPEELPALVREVREREGAQVVLLMTHVGLAKAVGLAARVPGVDVHLSGDTHERTYAPIEKAGSWVVEPGAFGSFLGRLDLWVEEGRVVDRRWELIELTASRFPEDPKVARLVDAALAPHEAKLSATVGHTDVTLARYAVVENPLDNVLADAIRAAGGTQIGLSNGFRFGTPLLPGPVREADLWNLFPIVNKLKTGKVSGRQLRAFWEQELENVFAKDPQKRFGGWLPRPSGMTLHFRANAPRGERLLAIEVGGRPVEDDRLYTVTACEREGDTPDMVCRIPGVQEPHVLDIDAHEAVRRFLAGKPRLNDALQGRAVGEDLPPVLRTQQVE
- a CDS encoding rhodanese-like domain-containing protein; translation: MKSVLVVAALFAGPFLVSCAHQRSTGAEAHQRVEAGATLVDVRTPEEFAAGHLPGAVNIPVDELPQRLAELGSPEKPLVLYCRSGARSSRAELLLKERGFQDVFNLGPMSAWE
- a CDS encoding anti-sigma factor family protein, whose amino-acid sequence is MEACSPAWQERLSAWFDGEGPAHERQAVEQHLARCVGCAREAARYAPLREALKAQAATENHVPLELRARVSRLAPRSRPAFRRRWTVGLAAAVASVGILWTSWPGGMNDALAMDLERHHLKAFSRATPCEFESSDPAAVKAWVAREVGYAVDVPVVPGATLLGARRCRLHGQLSASLLYRHEGGTAMTLFLPPPGSPAAREAASFAGEGTRCTQGPIGERICVAPRRGGQAALAVSELEQPVLADALARLAP
- a CDS encoding RNA polymerase sigma factor, with the protein product MSSRSFIERALEHLPALRRVGRRLTGSTAEADDLVQETVARALERHDELRDPERLKGWLLAVQRAVFLNSRRGLRPRLEVLEGGLGKDAAPEPSADLEAELHAHTLSSGMKAALESLAPEWRDALWLREVEELSYEEIAQVQGCPVGTVRSRLARARGAMLDLLEKEKSHGSL
- a CDS encoding DUF6691 family protein, producing the protein MRSNISAFLSGLLFAIGLGISGMTDPANVLGFLDLAGDWDYRLAFVMGGAIAVHAALRPFIHKRERPLFAATFPSFSASGVDRRLLVGAGLFGVGWGLGGYCPGPALASLATGATQLLVFVPAMFAGMALAQVPRARRSASAGTPVPGASPTP
- a CDS encoding YeeE/YedE family protein, translating into MISSLLPPLLGGALIGLSASLLLLANGRVAGISGVVGSLLAPVRGDVAWRVLFLAGLLTGGLLLAWLRPGSFPAPTSLSAGGALLLVGAGLLVGFGSRLGNGCTSGHGVCGISRGSARSIAATLTFMATGVLTVFLIRHVL
- a CDS encoding MBL fold metallo-hydrolase; this encodes MIFRQLFDAESSTYTYLLGDETTRQAVLIDPVIEQVDRDLKLVGELGLTLTHVFDTHVHADHVTASGVLRERTQATVVGSKGGAACANVQVGHGDEVRVGQRVFQVLATPGHTDDSVSYLLGDRVFTGDALLVRGNGRTDFQNGNASQLYDSLTRVLFRLPDETLVYPAHDYHGHLVTSIGEEKRHNPRVAGRSREEFIEVMNNLHLPKPRKIDVAVPANRACGHTAPSPRGA